In Doryrhamphus excisus isolate RoL2022-K1 chromosome 21, RoL_Dexc_1.0, whole genome shotgun sequence, a single genomic region encodes these proteins:
- the LOC131108584 gene encoding 5'-AMP-activated protein kinase subunit gamma-2-like, protein MKMMASGAEKEQEEEDRRKRRRPLRLLVPDLSVFGMSFLDERDKVLKGDPSPTRSLFHRVSRPSSPRSAPAASSASRTSPTSAKSSFPFQAAESPPKPLRRLSFSGIFRSASRESNQQTSPSPISMKLFSRNKRSKARAYTISSPPPPPAPSPPAFHLETYLTEPRRPETRRLRSFSSPPDTGKHFSSSCRLPSTVQQVEVSGESERRPPDGDDGACADSERDIYMRFMKCHKCYDIIPTSSKLVVFDTTLQVKKAFFALVANGVRAAPLWETKKQSFVGMLTITDFINILTRYYKSPMVQIYELEEHKIETWRELYLQETFKPLVHISPDASIFEAVSSLIRNKIHRLPVIDPLSGNALYILTHKRILKFLQLFVCEMPMPGFMKKTLEELHVGTYDNIAFIHPDTPLITALSVFTHRRVSALPVVNHHGQVVDIYSKFDVINLAAEKTYNDLDVTVTQALRHRSQYFEGVMKCNKMETLETIVDRIVKAEVHRLVVVDEESRIVGIVSLSDILQALILTPAGVLRNEDAFPSHTALDSTNQDQDLEEDQTDYRDKNANCQQGETEGEEEMTDGGDQGEAVTEKELSVEEVTEVVEDVKGEELTEEGGEEEVIEEEEGHGVMPEEETGEGKGGSDEEVTEEVGDKGEEVTEAGNARIVEKVEEGGEEMTEETDDLTEDVTQEGRRGEEESEEVTEGGEEEKQDEVAHGEEVTQEGDDEVTEGVEEEEDKGEEL, encoded by the exons ATGAAGATGATGGCGAGCGGCGCAGAGAAGGAGCAAGAGGAGGAAGataggaggaagaggaggaggccgCTCAGACTCCTGGTGCCT GATCTCAGCGTGTTTGGAATGTCTTTCCTGGACGAGAGGGATAAAGTCCTGAAG GGGGACCCCAGCCCCACCAGGAGCCTCTTCCATCGGGTTAGCAGACCCAGCAGTCCTCGCTCGGCTCCGGCAGCAAGCTCCGCCTCCAGGACGAGTCCCACCTCAGCGAAAAGCAGCTTCCCCTTCCAGGCTGCAGAGTCTCCGCCCAAACCTCTACGCAG GTTGAGCTTCAGTGGGATCTTCAGGTCAGCCTCCAGGGAATCAAACCAGCAAACATCTCCCTCCCCTATTAGTATGAAACTGTTCTCACGCAACAAGAGGAGCAAGGCTAGAG CCTACACCATCTCctccccgcctcctcctcctgctccgtCTCCCCCTGCTTTCCACCTGGAGACGTACCTGACGGAACCGAGGCGTCCGGAAACCAGGAGGCTGCGTTCCTTCTCTTCACCTCCTGACACCGGGAAACACTTCTCCTCCTCTTGTCGGCTGCCATCAACAGTTCAG CAGGTGGAGGTTTCCGGTGAGTCAGAGCGCCGCCCTCCAGATGGCGACGATGGCG cGTGTGCCGACTCCGAGAGGGACATCTATATGCGCTTCATGAAGTGTCACAAGTGTTATGACATCATACCCACCAGCTCCAAACTGGTCGTCTTTGACACCACGCTACAG GTGAAGAAAGCCTTCTTCGCTCTGGTAGCGAATGGAGTGCGAGCTGCTCCTTTGTGGGAAACCAAGAAGCAAAGTTTTGTtg GAATGTTGACGATCACAGACTTCATCAACATCCTCACCAGATACTACAAGTCCCCtatg GTTCAGATTTACGAGCTAGAAGAACACAAGATAGAGACCTGGAGAG AACTTTACCTTCAAGAGACCTTCAAACCTCTGGTCCATATTTCACCTGATGCCAG TATTTTCGAAGCAGTGTCATCGTTAATCCGCAACAAGATACATCGTCTTCCCGTCATCGATCCTCTGAGCGGCAACGCGCTCTACATCCTGACCCATAAGAGGATCCTCAAGTTCCTGCAGCTTTTT GTGTGTGAGATGCCCATGCCCGGCTTCATGAAGAAGACATTGGAGGAACTTCACGTGGGAACTTACGACAATATCGCCTTCATTCACCCGGACACGCCCCTTATCACCGCACTCTCCGTCTTCACGCATCGCCGAGTCTCCGCCCTACCCGTTGTCAATCACCATG GTCAAGTAGTGGACATCTACTCCAAGTTTGACGTCATT aatctAGCCGCCGAGAAGACGTACAACGACCTGGACGTGACGGTGACGCAGGCGTTGAGACACAGGTCGCAGTACTTTGAAGGCGTCATGAAGTGCAACAAGATGGAGACGCTGGAGACCATCGTGGACCGTATCGTAAAAGCCGAG GTTCACAGGCTGGTCGTCGTCGATGAAGAATCTCGAATTGTCGGCATTGTGTCATTATCGGACATCCTTCAAGCGCTCATTCTAACTCCTGCTG GTGTGCTCAGGAACGAGGACGCTTTCCCGTCTCACACTGCTTTGGATTCCAcaaaccaggaccaggaccttGAGGAAGACCAGACTGACTACAGGGACAAAAATGCTAACTGCCAGCAGGGGGAGACAGAGGGCGAGGAGGAGATGACAGACGGAGGAGATCAAGGGGAGGCGGTGACAGAGAAAGAATTGAGTGTAGAGGAGGTGACGGAGGTAGTTGAAGATGTAAAGGGTGAGGAGTTGACAGAAgagggaggagaagaagaggtcatagaagaagaagaagggcaCGGAGTGATGCCGGAGGAGGAGACGGGAGAAGGAAAAGGAGGGAGTGATGAGGAGGTAACGGAAGAAGTGGGAGACAAAGGTGAGGAGGTGACTGAGGCAGGGAATGCGAGGATAGTGGAGAAagtggaggagggaggagaggaAATGACGGAGGAGACTGACGACTTGACAGAGGATGTGACACAAGAAGGAaggaggggggaggaggagtCGGAGGAGGTAACAGAGGGAGGAGAGGAAGAGAAGCAGGATGAGGTAGCTCATGGGGAGGAAGTGACGCAAGAAGGAGACGATGAGGTGACGGAGGGagtagaagaagaggaagataaGGGGGAGGAGTTGTGA
- the LOC131108589 gene encoding zinc finger protein ZFP2-like: MRDEEVMRWKEVACQWEPQVGWTSEVACQIDAVESRDVAIQVDLLTQQLGWRHTGTSGVPVQCSALQSDRQNGGEVRRSKVIRNGIKAQTPSLPVPSCTSPQLSSTRPQRIRRPPKWREDLLTPTEVSSSDMAAEEETTQTPSEAGVLAVVKLEDESSVCDVCGQVMKNKSSLARHSFIHTGEKPFACHLCELRFNRRDNLRHHISHVHPDGVARREKHRPKQTWLCDVCGKTFRCRSALKTHEVIHLGVKPHSCDLCPKAYMRINDLEHHKKTVHEDSGEQTRRSGSLLCDFCGKEFKFRSQLAAHLQTHTDERPHLCDVCGRKFCRQSQLERHKLLLHPDGGENGASAEGMPCEVCGRRFKTEALLATHARVHTGDKPFHCGLCLRRFVRAACLKQHHIRVHLKVGPRAVAQRSPRTPKIFPCSMCSKVFKFQSLLANHAAVHSDERPHACDMCTRRFRRLSHLKRHRRVVHHDGARPPQTFICHICGKDKKCRSQLARHIIIHTGERPFGCDICHARFNRQGNLQQHKKRMHGVGKPHEDEETPVLFDDLDGDVVVSCKQEEIVASDVATPPDLNSITSCTLSDA, translated from the exons ATGAGAGACGAGGAGGTGATGCGGTGGAAGGAGGTGGCCTGCCAGTGGGAGCCTCAAGTGGGCTGGACCAGCGAGGTTGCCTGTCAGATCGATGCCGTTGAGAGTCGGGATGTCGCCATCCAGGTGGACCTGCTGACTCAGCAGCTCGGCTGGCGACACACAG GCACATCTGGCGTGCCGGTTCAGTGTTCAGCGCTTCAATCTGACAGACAAAATGGCGGGGAAGTGCGCAGGAGTAAAGTCATTCGAAATGGCATCAAAGCGCAGACACCATCGCTCCCCGTCCCGTCCTGTACCTCGCCGCAGCTGTCCAGCACGCGACCGCAGAGGATACGGCGTCCTCCAAAGTGGCGAGAAGACCTACTGACGCCGACCGAGGTCTCATCTAGTGACATGGCAGCGGAGGAAGAAACCACGCAGACGCCATCCGAGGCAG GCGTGTTGGCGGTGGTGAAGCTGGAGGACGAAAGCAGCGTGTGCGACGTATGCGGACAAGTGATGAAGAACAAGTCCAGCCTGGCCCGACATTCGTTTATCCACACGGGCGAGAAACCGTTCGCGTGTCACCTGTGCGAGCTGCGCTTCAATCGCCGTGATAATCTGCGACATCATATCAGTCACGTACACCCGGACGGCGTCGCCAGGCGGGAGAAGCATCGTCCGAAGCAGACTTGGCTGTGCGACGTGTGCGGAAAGACGTTCCGCTGCAGGTCGGCGCTCAAGACGCACGAGGTCATCCACTTAGGGGTCAAACCTCACAGCTGCGACCTGTGCCCCAAGGCCTACATGCGCATCAACGACTTAGAGCACCATAAGAAGACGGTGCACGAGGACAGCGGCGAGCAGACGCGGCGCTCCGGCTCACTGCTCTGCGACTTCTGCGGCAAGGAGTTCAAGTTCCGGTCGCAGCTGGCTGCTCACCTGCAAACGCATACAGACGAGCGGCCGCACCTGTGTGATGTCTGCGGACGCAAGTTCTGTCGCCAGTCCCAGCTGGAGCGCCACAAGCTCCTCCTCCATCCCGACGGCGGCGAGAATGGCGCTTCTGCGGAAGGGATGCCTTGCGAAGTGTGCGGCAGGCGGTTCAAGACCGAGGCGCTCCTCGCCACCCACGCTCGTGTCCACACGGGCGACAAACCCTTCCACTGCGGCTTGTGTCTGCGTCGGTTTGTGCGTGCCGCCTGCCTAAAGCAGCACCACATACGTGTGCACCTGAAAGTCGGACCGAGGGCGGTGGCCCAGCGGAGCCCGCGCACGCCGAAAATATTCCCGTGTTCCATGTGCAGCAAGGTGTTTAAGTTCCAGTCCCTGCTGGCCAACCACGCCGCCGTGCACAGCGACGAGCGACCCCACGCCTGCGACATGTGCACCCGACGCTTCCGACGCCTCAGCCACCTCAAGAGACACCGACGAGTTGTCCACCATGACGGCGCCCGCCCGCCACAGACGTTCATCTGTCATATCTGCGGCAAGGATAAGAAGTGCCGGTCGCAGCTGGCTCGGCATATCATCATCCACACGGGCGAGCGACCCTTCGGTTGCGACATTTGCCACGCGCGTTTCAATCGCCAAGGCAACCTGCAACAGCACAAGAAGCGGATGCATGGCGTAGGGAAGCCGCACGAAGACGAAGAGACGCCCGTGCTGTTTGACGACCTCGATGGGGATGTTGTTGTTAGCTGCAAACAGGAAGAGATCGTAGCGAGTGATGTGGCTACGCCCCCTGACTTAAACTCC